The Papaver somniferum cultivar HN1 chromosome 6, ASM357369v1, whole genome shotgun sequence genome segment ATAAGATTATTTTTgatgagaattatgttttctttcGCAATGAGCCATGATGGCTCACCATCCAAAAGCAAACACTTGTCTAGATTAAACATCATTGGCTCTTTTGTTGCGTAGCTAATAAACACACATACATTATCTCTCACAATGTAGACCACAATCCCCTAGAACCACAGAATTCTTTTCCAAAAGAGATGTGACACTCTATAGGATTCATAATATCATTCAAAAACTGAATGATTTTTTTCATCATCAGATttctaattaaaaataaaagaaattgaaGCACTGAAAATGAACACTGCTATAACCCTTTTAACAAGCTCTTCAGTACTAAAAAATGGGTACTGCTACTGTTCTTCTGCATTATCAAGAAGAAAAGCTAGTTTAGACTCTAACGAAGATGGATATTGTGTTAATGTTAATGAGAAGAATAATGGGTTTTTAAAGAGAAGAGAAGCTTTGGTTTCTGGGGTTTCTTTAGTTTCTTCATCAGTTCTTATGGGGAGTTTTCCAAGTGATGGATTAGCTGTTATAAAACAAGGACTTTTAGCTGGAAGAGTTCCTGGTTTATCCGATCCTGACGAACAAGGTTGGTTTTCAATAAGCTTAATTGGTTCTGTCACTTTTTTTATATTAGAGGGATTGTTCTGTAATGCCTCATAAACACTAGCCGGAGTAATTCTGTAATTGCAATATTGAACACTAAAATTAGTTAAAGAATCGCAGTTTTGCGCCTTTTGGTGCTTTCTTGCATTTTTGTGAATATATGGAATATATATGTAGCTGCCACTTAATATGAAAAGAAATTACTCAGACAGGTTGGAGGACATATAGAAGACCAGATGCGAAATCAGGAGGGCATGGTGTAGGATGGAGTCCAATCATTCCATACACATTTTCGGTTCCTCAAGGTTGGGAAGAGGTAAGAAACTCAATAACATCCATTTTCAATTGAAGATGTAGTCAAGCGCATAGGTTCTTGTTTGATCGATATATACTAGTTACTGCTCCTACAAAGTTGAACCTGACATAGGCAAATTAGATCGACTAAAACACAATTTGGATATACCAAATGAAGTTTCAGCTGGGTCAACCTAGTTGTGATTCCTACTAAAATGAAGCTTTGTTCGATTAACTGGCAGCCTAGTTATGATGCATTCTTGGGCAATTGTGGCGCTGCAGTAGCCTAGTTTGATGAAAATGACATTATAAGTTGTAAGCATTGAGGATATTGTTCCTCAGCAGTCCAAAGTTTATTTGGGTCTCTTATTGGGAGGTTTTGCAATACAGGTTCCAGTATCAATTGCAGATCTTGGGGGGACAGAAATCGACTTGAGATTTGCAAGTTCTCAGGCAGGGCGCTTATTTGTTATTGTTGCACCGGTTCTTAGGTTCTCAAGTAGTAAGTCTCTGAAAGCAACTTTCCTTTTGATTTTTCTTATTTGTTGTCAATGAAATTGGACTAAGAAACTTTTAAATGCTTAATATAACATGGTAATCaaattttatcattcatgtgtAGGTCTTGGAGATGACGTTAACATTGAGATGGTCGGGACGCCTGATAAAGTGATTAGTGCATTTGGACCAGAAGTCACTGGGGAGAATGTAGAAGGGAAAGTCTTAAGCACGGAAGTAGCAGAACACTCGGGAAGGAAGTACTATCAGTACGAGTTGGAGACTCCCCATGTCCTAATGTCCACAACTGCTGCAGGAAATCGGCTCTACATATTCGCTGTAACAGCAAATGGTACAAGCttatatgtcttttttttctgtcttgtttgcatattttcttcattttcctcgGTTCTTTTTATACGTACTTAATTTCTTTGTGATGTGTATCACTTTGCAGGTCTCCAATGGAGAAAACATTATCAAGACTTGAAAAGGA includes the following:
- the LOC113288384 gene encoding psbP domain-containing protein 4, chloroplastic-like, with the protein product MNTAITLLTSSSVLKNGYCYCSSALSRRKASLDSNEDGYCVNVNEKNNGFLKRREALVSGVSLVSSSVLMGSFPSDGLAVIKQGLLAGRVPGLSDPDEQGWRTYRRPDAKSGGHGVGWSPIIPYTFSVPQGWEEVPVSIADLGGTEIDLRFASSQAGRLFVIVAPVLRFSSSLGDDVNIEMVGTPDKVISAFGPEVTGENVEGKVLSTEVAEHSGRKYYQYELETPHVLMSTTAAGNRLYIFAVTANGLQWRKHYQDLKRISTSFRVV